A region of Marnyiella aurantia DNA encodes the following proteins:
- a CDS encoding Ig-like domain-containing protein, with translation MEKFYMMKGMPQKRRSFFAGILSAVLFTIGGNVLHAQVSSYAFQQSNGTFTPVTGGTVLGTATGNTSTTNLNSAIYPVTLPFAFQFNGQSYSALNVSTNGFITFGATTPIASYSTPISGSTAYEGAVSAFGRDISSFFNVAGQTGDIRWETIGTAPNREVVIQWTNFRPTSVATITTVYSFSFQIRLQETSNKVAVVYSSGSYLVGSTSYSSAVNQVGLRGATNTDFNNRFNDTSTSYNSSAAGTANGDDQAFHTVNATPGMPASGLTYTWTPPSCYLPSSLQVTPGSPTTSSGVMTWTSSASTASGYELYYSTTNVAPTASTVLDATNSVSVSGTTATISGLTPLTTYYVWIRTVCSSTDKSIWSPVAITLSTLCSPPAITGTSVTPTPVCLGGTATLTAAADAAATVYWYADASTTTPLSTGPTYTTPVLTATTSYWVSAGVGSTGTVGKDVPVSTSTNNGFSDVGLMFDAFSNFTLVSVDVYPVSTTSTSGTVTIALKNSAGVELQSYTANVTVSPTGALNTIPLNFAVPSGIGHRLVVTAASGMTGLIRESSTGFAYPYILPGFASINSAYTSGASNLYYYYLYNWSVSAICESARTMVTATYDSTCTMGTSEADSAGSIKVYPNPFTDVVNISDAKDLKSVSVLDMSGRMVKSVANPGRQLNLGELKSGIYILKLDFKEGSVQNIKVIKK, from the coding sequence ATGGAAAAATTTTACATGATGAAGGGTATGCCACAAAAAAGGCGCTCTTTTTTTGCCGGTATTTTATCGGCAGTTTTGTTCACGATTGGGGGAAATGTGCTACACGCACAGGTGAGTTCTTACGCGTTTCAGCAGAGCAACGGTACTTTTACGCCGGTAACGGGCGGGACGGTTCTGGGTACCGCAACCGGAAATACTTCAACGACCAACCTAAACAGTGCTATCTATCCTGTTACACTGCCCTTTGCCTTCCAGTTTAACGGGCAGAGTTATTCTGCGCTGAACGTTTCAACAAACGGCTTTATAACCTTCGGCGCCACGACTCCTATCGCCAGCTATTCCACACCTATTTCGGGCAGCACTGCTTATGAGGGTGCGGTGTCGGCATTTGGCCGGGACATCAGTTCCTTTTTTAATGTTGCCGGACAGACTGGTGATATCCGTTGGGAGACCATAGGAACAGCGCCAAATAGAGAAGTGGTGATCCAGTGGACTAATTTCCGACCAACCAGTGTGGCTACCATCACAACCGTATATAGTTTTTCCTTTCAAATCAGATTGCAGGAAACCTCTAACAAGGTTGCTGTGGTATATAGTTCAGGATCCTACCTTGTGGGTTCCACGAGTTATAGTTCCGCAGTTAATCAGGTCGGGCTTCGCGGAGCAACAAATACAGATTTTAACAATAGATTCAATGATACCTCCACATCATATAACAGCTCGGCAGCAGGTACTGCAAATGGTGATGACCAGGCCTTCCACACAGTAAATGCCACACCAGGAATGCCCGCTTCGGGCCTTACTTACACCTGGACTCCACCGTCCTGCTATCTGCCTTCAAGTCTTCAGGTTACTCCTGGATCTCCCACTACCAGCAGTGGGGTGATGACGTGGACTTCTTCCGCAAGTACCGCATCCGGATACGAATTGTATTACAGCACCACTAATGTAGCACCCACTGCCTCGACTGTTCTGGATGCAACCAACTCTGTATCTGTTTCCGGCACCACTGCGACCATTTCAGGACTTACCCCATTAACCACTTATTATGTTTGGATCAGAACGGTATGCTCTTCCACAGATAAAAGTATCTGGTCTCCTGTGGCAATTACCTTAAGTACACTTTGTTCGCCACCAGCAATTACCGGTACCAGTGTTACTCCCACTCCGGTGTGTCTGGGTGGAACGGCAACTTTAACTGCAGCCGCAGATGCCGCAGCCACCGTATACTGGTACGCGGATGCTTCCACAACTACGCCGCTTAGTACCGGACCTACCTATACCACACCTGTCCTAACTGCAACCACCAGTTATTGGGTATCGGCGGGAGTAGGTTCAACGGGAACCGTTGGTAAAGATGTGCCTGTATCCACCAGCACCAACAACGGGTTTAGTGACGTGGGTTTAATGTTTGATGCGTTCAGCAATTTTACACTGGTATCGGTAGACGTATACCCTGTCTCTACTACCTCCACCTCCGGTACAGTTACCATTGCCTTAAAGAACTCGGCAGGGGTGGAACTACAGTCTTACACAGCAAATGTTACGGTATCTCCAACCGGAGCACTGAATACTATACCACTTAATTTTGCAGTACCTTCAGGCATTGGCCACCGTTTAGTCGTGACGGCAGCTTCAGGAATGACAGGTTTGATCCGTGAAAGCAGCACCGGTTTCGCTTATCCTTATATCTTGCCTGGTTTTGCAAGTATTAATTCGGCATATACTTCCGGTGCGTCCAACCTTTATTATTATTATCTGTACAACTGGTCTGTATCCGCCATATGCGAATCTGCACGGACTATGGTTACTGCCACTTACGACAGTACCTGCACCATGGGAACTTCTGAAGCCGATAGCGCTGGAAGTATCAAAGTGTATCCGAATCCGTTTACTGATGTAGTAAACATTTCAGATGCGAAAGACCTGAAATCAGTTTCTGTACTCGATATGTCCGGCAGAATGGTGAAGTCCGTGGCCAATCCGGGAAGACAGCTCAATTTAGGTGAGTTGAAATCCGGAATTTATATTCTTAAGCTTGATTTTAAGGAGGGATCAGTGCAAAATATTAAAGTAATCAAGAAGTAA
- a CDS encoding fibronectin type III domain-containing protein, producing MKNFYKKVPRTSRWRYFSSMLLMVLTASLGNVKAQVSAYTFSQSNGAFSSIAASGTVVAGSEATTSTTNDTSGWTVTIPFDFNFNGNNYNSVYVNSNGGATFGAVTNTGSSLISATTAYDGAISVMNRDLWGAFITSGVTTNGSNVITNVVSMQGIEVGKALNAVNGIPTGATVTAFDATAGTITMSAPATSSSSAAVVRYGSGIVYTATEGTAPNRVFVIEWKGYNDYGSAASDSNHLNFQLRLAETSNIVSAVYGPSYIFSTGSKTNQIGLRGFANSDYNNRAGTVSNPWNATNAGTSNSATVARNNTNFPASGLTFNWTPPICIAPGIVTFGIPSSSSVSLSWPALPAASSYTIYYSTTNTAPTAATVLDATNSVTVTAPASTGTIAGLNPSTQYYVWLRTNCTAPDQSVWSAKGSFVTACPAVTAPWTYTVESAANTTSAVIADCWFTNPGGTTTLYRWNVDGSGSTPSSDTGPASAYSGVRYFYTEASEGSTGSIAELYTPNVNVTALTNPSLQFYYHMYGATMGALHVDVFDGAAWTNDMLVLTGQQNTSLTDPWKLAIVDLGVLNITGDVKVRFRAVRGTDFYGDLAIDDISFMEAPSCFIPTALTVDSFTAVTATVSWTAPASVPSAGYNVYYSTVNTAPTASTVLDATNSVSSTTVSATIPGLVPNTTYYIWVASNCGTSQSTWVGPVSIYTGYCSPAPSSVDGQGIINVTFGSGTNVVNNTTAAETGNYGNYSAMVGDIPAGVASQVNITYATGYSYGTKIWIDLNNDLIFNDATELLYTGLSTSADPTTLSALITIPATTAPGTYRMRIGGTDNDAGPSSSCYTGTYGAFEDYTVNVTPPPSCLPPTGITVDAASITSTGANVNVTVSSPAPANGYTVYYSTVNTAPTSSTVLDATNSAGSTTNTVALSALTPSSTYFVWVRANCSATDLSDWVAGPSFNTLCAPVAAPYTQSFSSGSLPNCWSNVNPTSTSTNANAFWKFSGTADYGAVIANSTKPGGTFAWVDASSPYTGEHTVQLISPQIDLTGLTNPYLQFEWFKNHLDAPAGSLPSYDNNKLLVHVTTDGTTWTQIFADDTNSSVWRTVGIPLASSYVGATVRFRFTVDKDVAGNGYFYDDLLLDEISVLQNPNLATGEVVSNTKEVKVYPNPFTDVVNISDVKDLKSVSVVDMSGRMVKTIANPGRQINLSELKAGLYILKLDYKDGTVQTVKAIKK from the coding sequence ATGAAAAACTTTTACAAAAAAGTACCGCGCACTTCCCGATGGCGGTACTTCAGCAGTATGTTGCTGATGGTTCTTACCGCGTCGCTCGGTAATGTGAAAGCGCAGGTCAGCGCATACACCTTTTCGCAAAGTAATGGTGCTTTTTCAAGTATTGCAGCCAGTGGTACGGTGGTAGCGGGTAGTGAAGCTACTACATCAACAACCAACGACACGTCGGGTTGGACGGTTACTATACCTTTTGATTTCAATTTTAACGGTAACAACTACAATTCAGTTTATGTGAACTCTAACGGCGGAGCTACATTTGGAGCTGTAACGAACACCGGTTCTTCACTTATATCTGCTACAACAGCTTATGATGGAGCTATAAGTGTAATGAACCGGGATTTGTGGGGAGCTTTCATTACTTCCGGTGTTACAACGAACGGATCAAATGTGATAACGAATGTGGTTTCAATGCAGGGGATTGAAGTTGGCAAGGCATTAAATGCTGTTAACGGAATCCCAACAGGTGCAACCGTCACCGCATTTGATGCAACTGCAGGAACCATCACAATGTCTGCACCTGCAACCAGTAGTTCAAGTGCAGCTGTGGTTAGATATGGCAGTGGCATTGTTTATACTGCTACCGAAGGTACTGCCCCGAACCGGGTGTTTGTGATTGAATGGAAGGGATATAATGATTATGGGAGTGCCGCTTCCGATAGCAATCATCTGAATTTTCAACTGAGGCTTGCCGAAACCAGTAATATTGTGTCAGCGGTTTATGGACCGTCCTATATTTTTAGTACCGGTTCCAAAACAAATCAGATTGGTTTACGAGGGTTTGCTAACTCTGATTATAATAACAGGGCAGGCACTGTGTCCAACCCTTGGAATGCGACAAATGCCGGGACCAGTAATTCTGCTACCGTTGCAAGAAACAATACCAATTTTCCTGCTTCTGGTCTCACTTTCAACTGGACTCCTCCAATCTGTATAGCGCCGGGCATCGTAACATTTGGAATACCGTCATCCAGCTCAGTATCTTTAAGCTGGCCTGCTTTACCGGCTGCATCCAGCTACACTATTTATTATAGCACAACCAATACAGCGCCTACAGCTGCAACGGTTTTAGATGCTACTAATTCAGTTACTGTTACAGCTCCTGCTTCAACGGGTACTATTGCAGGTCTTAACCCTTCAACCCAGTATTACGTATGGCTTCGGACTAACTGTACTGCCCCTGATCAGAGCGTCTGGTCAGCCAAAGGGAGTTTTGTTACAGCATGTCCTGCGGTAACTGCACCATGGACTTATACTGTTGAATCTGCTGCAAATACTACAAGTGCAGTTATTGCAGACTGTTGGTTCACAAACCCCGGCGGAACTACAACACTTTACAGGTGGAATGTTGATGGGTCGGGTTCTACGCCTTCTTCAGATACAGGGCCTGCATCTGCATATAGCGGCGTTAGGTATTTTTATACTGAAGCATCAGAGGGTTCAACCGGAAGTATTGCGGAACTGTACACTCCAAATGTAAATGTAACCGCATTAACAAATCCTTCATTACAGTTTTACTACCATATGTATGGAGCCACCATGGGAGCTTTGCATGTGGATGTGTTTGATGGTGCTGCATGGACCAATGATATGCTTGTTTTAACAGGCCAGCAAAACACTTCTTTAACAGATCCCTGGAAGTTAGCGATTGTGGATTTAGGTGTTCTCAACATCACTGGTGATGTAAAAGTCCGCTTCAGAGCAGTTAGAGGAACTGATTTCTATGGAGACTTGGCCATTGATGATATTAGCTTTATGGAAGCACCTAGCTGCTTTATCCCTACAGCTTTAACAGTGGATTCATTTACAGCAGTAACAGCCACTGTATCATGGACAGCACCTGCTAGTGTTCCTTCCGCCGGCTATAATGTGTATTACAGTACTGTTAATACGGCTCCAACTGCGTCCACTGTTCTTGATGCTACAAATTCTGTATCCTCAACTACAGTGTCCGCAACAATTCCGGGTTTAGTACCAAACACTACTTATTATATTTGGGTAGCATCCAACTGTGGGACGTCACAAAGTACCTGGGTTGGTCCTGTTAGTATTTACACAGGTTACTGTTCACCAGCTCCAAGTTCTGTGGACGGACAGGGAATTATCAATGTAACCTTCGGTTCCGGAACAAATGTGGTGAATAACACCACTGCCGCAGAAACCGGAAATTATGGAAATTACAGCGCCATGGTAGGAGATATTCCCGCAGGTGTTGCTTCGCAGGTAAATATTACCTACGCTACAGGTTATTCCTACGGCACAAAAATCTGGATCGATCTTAATAATGATTTGATTTTTAATGACGCCACGGAATTGCTGTACACAGGTTTGTCAACATCAGCTGATCCGACCACTTTATCAGCACTGATTACCATACCTGCTACAACTGCGCCTGGTACTTACAGAATGAGAATTGGGGGTACCGATAATGATGCTGGTCCTAGCTCGTCGTGCTATACAGGTACATATGGTGCTTTTGAGGATTATACCGTAAATGTCACTCCTCCACCATCCTGTTTGCCTCCAACCGGTATTACCGTGGATGCCGCATCAATTACCTCAACAGGTGCGAATGTTAATGTAACTGTATCCTCACCAGCTCCGGCGAATGGCTATACAGTTTACTACAGTACAGTAAATACGGCTCCAACCTCGTCCACAGTATTAGATGCAACCAACTCTGCCGGAAGCACCACAAATACAGTGGCGTTAAGTGCGCTTACTCCATCTTCTACTTATTTTGTGTGGGTTCGTGCCAACTGCTCTGCTACCGACTTGAGTGATTGGGTAGCCGGACCGTCTTTTAACACATTATGCGCACCTGTAGCTGCACCATATACACAATCGTTCAGTTCAGGATCTTTGCCTAACTGCTGGTCTAATGTGAATCCAACCAGTACCTCTACGAACGCAAATGCTTTCTGGAAATTCTCCGGAACTGCAGATTATGGTGCTGTTATTGCAAACAGCACTAAGCCTGGAGGCACTTTCGCCTGGGTAGACGCAAGTTCACCTTACACCGGTGAGCATACAGTGCAGCTGATCAGCCCTCAAATAGACCTCACGGGACTTACAAATCCTTACCTGCAGTTTGAATGGTTTAAAAATCATTTGGATGCACCAGCAGGTTCATTGCCAAGCTATGACAATAATAAACTGCTTGTGCACGTAACAACCGATGGAACCACCTGGACGCAGATATTTGCGGACGATACAAATTCCAGCGTATGGCGTACTGTAGGAATTCCTCTGGCGTCTTCCTATGTAGGTGCTACAGTAAGATTTCGCTTTACTGTGGACAAAGATGTAGCTGGAAACGGATACTTCTATGATGATCTTCTGTTAGACGAGATTTCTGTATTGCAGAATCCAAATCTTGCTACAGGTGAGGTAGTTTCCAACACTAAGGAGGTGAAGGTGTATCCGAATCCATTTACAGATGTGGTGAACATCTCCGATGTGAAGGACCTGAAATCAGTTTCTGTAGTAGATATGTCCGGAAGAATGGTAAAAACAATTGCCAATCCGGGAAGGCAAATCAACCTAAGTGAACTTAAGGCAGGTCTGTATATCCTAAAACTGGATTATAAAGACGGAACTGTACAAACAGTGAAGGCAATTAAGAAATAA
- a CDS encoding T9SS type A sorting domain-containing protein: protein MKKFRLFYALLIGLMSSQLYVAQNFTLPDCSSPLGSNIYGPMNSVTTANSKNRTAFIIPASQLLDVANGTLTSTYFKRFSSTTTLPAGTTFSIYLKNTPAVDFATAPSWSAEITTATLVYTGDPSAIVGSTAGYKQFPHTTNFTYTAGSNLAVFVEYVQTTGPTAAITWEYEYTGPCINTGNSNTTRYLNTTGALSDALTNANYRRPKMAFDVLATAPPACTTITAPSAGAVNVVNGSSLTWNAAAFAAGYKLYIGTTPGGTDIVNGTNLGNVTSYTFTGLLPSTTYYARIVPTNAIGDATGCTEISFSTPATPSNNECATAVALTVNANDACAAPVAGNTLGATESMAAAPCTGNADDDVWYSFVATSTSHIISLSNVVSTGATATTDMYYQVLSGACGTMTSILCSDANANLAGGLTVGQTYYVRVYTVAGPGGSASFSICVTTPPPPPANDNCITAVVLIPSAISTCATPVSGTTLGATDSGVAVTPCTGTADDDVWYSFVATSTSHMVVVSNILSVGAVNSTSFYVQVMTGSCGTLTSVACDTTAATPVSLTALTVGQTYYVRLYNSNIGVTYANSFDICIITPVVPANNDCASAVMLTASSTGTCAAAVSGTTLGATASADALAPCTGTADDDVWYSFVATSTAHTVTLSNVVSVGTTSSTSLNLQVLGGTCGSLTNILCDTTAASPAVLTGLTVGSTYYVRVYNSGTGSLTNANSFDICVTTSAPVPANDECATATTLTPSTTAACTPTSGTTVSATASTGTAPTCNATGIDDDVWYKFTATSATHMVQVNYSDNATTTQVYSGTCGSLTALSCFGGAFGNSNVLMTGLSVGTEYYVRVFSTSAVLGVYSNFQICITTPSVPTNDTCAGATAIACNGTVTGNNALATDDTLPASACGSATGANFKGVWHTLTATSNGPITLSACGTEFDAYLRVYSGDCTTQVCVSNVSGTGYADSGCPAPNLYNAPTLTFTATAGTTYYILLTGFAATRIGNYSITATCSTLSTSQVIAGAEKVTVYPNPFTDMVHISDVKDLKAVTVVDMSGRMVKTIANPGRQINLGELKSGLYILKLDYKGGTVKTVKVIKK from the coding sequence ATGAAAAAATTCAGACTTTTTTATGCTCTGCTGATAGGCCTCATGTCTAGTCAGCTGTATGTTGCGCAGAATTTTACGCTACCGGATTGTTCTTCACCATTGGGATCGAACATTTATGGACCAATGAACAGTGTGACAACTGCTAACAGTAAAAACCGAACCGCCTTTATTATTCCGGCCAGCCAACTCTTGGATGTTGCGAACGGAACGCTAACGTCAACCTATTTTAAGAGGTTTTCATCTACCACTACTTTGCCAGCGGGAACCACTTTCAGTATTTACCTGAAGAATACCCCTGCTGTAGATTTTGCAACTGCACCTTCATGGTCTGCAGAAATCACCACGGCAACCCTGGTGTACACTGGAGATCCGTCTGCCATTGTGGGAAGCACTGCAGGATATAAGCAGTTTCCGCACACCACCAATTTTACTTATACAGCGGGCAGTAACCTTGCGGTATTTGTGGAATATGTTCAAACTACCGGTCCTACTGCCGCAATAACCTGGGAGTATGAGTACACCGGACCATGTATTAATACCGGTAACAGTAACACAACACGGTACCTAAATACCACGGGTGCTTTATCTGATGCTCTGACCAATGCAAATTACAGACGTCCAAAAATGGCCTTCGATGTGCTGGCTACTGCGCCACCAGCGTGTACAACCATCACTGCTCCAAGCGCCGGTGCTGTAAATGTAGTTAACGGAAGTTCCCTGACGTGGAACGCGGCTGCATTTGCTGCGGGATATAAACTTTATATTGGAACGACCCCTGGTGGGACTGATATTGTGAACGGTACAAACCTGGGAAATGTAACCAGCTACACCTTTACCGGATTGCTGCCTTCTACTACCTATTATGCCCGAATTGTCCCAACCAACGCAATTGGAGACGCTACTGGCTGTACTGAAATCTCATTTTCAACGCCGGCCACGCCTTCAAATAATGAATGTGCAACAGCTGTGGCATTAACCGTAAATGCAAACGACGCCTGCGCAGCACCGGTTGCCGGCAATACCTTAGGTGCCACCGAATCAATGGCAGCAGCACCCTGCACTGGTAATGCAGACGATGACGTGTGGTATTCATTTGTGGCAACCTCCACTTCGCATATCATTTCATTATCCAATGTGGTGTCCACGGGCGCAACTGCTACAACAGACATGTACTATCAGGTACTTAGCGGCGCATGCGGAACAATGACAAGTATTCTCTGTTCAGATGCCAACGCTAATCTGGCCGGCGGACTGACCGTTGGGCAAACCTATTATGTACGGGTATACACTGTAGCAGGGCCCGGTGGCAGTGCAAGTTTCAGTATTTGTGTAACTACACCACCACCACCACCGGCAAATGATAACTGTATTACTGCAGTCGTCCTTATTCCAAGTGCTATATCAACGTGTGCCACTCCGGTTTCCGGAACCACCCTTGGTGCCACGGATTCAGGTGTAGCGGTTACCCCGTGTACCGGTACTGCTGACGATGATGTCTGGTATTCCTTTGTGGCCACCAGCACTTCCCATATGGTAGTAGTTTCCAATATTCTGTCTGTTGGAGCGGTTAATTCAACGTCTTTCTATGTACAGGTGATGACAGGTTCCTGCGGTACCCTAACCAGCGTAGCATGTGACACTACTGCAGCAACCCCGGTTTCACTGACTGCCCTGACTGTAGGTCAAACCTATTATGTCAGACTGTATAACTCCAATATTGGTGTGACTTATGCGAATTCCTTTGATATCTGTATCATTACCCCAGTGGTTCCTGCTAACAACGATTGTGCAAGCGCGGTCATGCTTACAGCAAGTTCCACCGGTACCTGTGCTGCGGCTGTATCAGGAACTACATTAGGTGCCACTGCCTCTGCGGATGCTCTGGCACCCTGTACCGGTACCGCTGATGATGATGTTTGGTATTCATTTGTTGCCACAAGTACAGCACATACTGTAACCCTTTCCAATGTGGTTTCGGTGGGTACCACTTCCAGCACCTCACTCAATCTTCAGGTACTTGGAGGAACCTGTGGTTCGCTGACAAATATCCTGTGCGACACCACAGCTGCTTCACCGGCAGTACTAACCGGCTTAACGGTTGGTAGTACATATTATGTGCGGGTTTATAATTCTGGTACCGGTTCATTGACTAATGCCAATTCATTCGATATTTGTGTAACCACATCTGCGCCTGTACCGGCCAATGATGAGTGTGCTACAGCCACAACATTGACTCCAAGTACTACGGCTGCATGTACACCAACAAGCGGAACGACTGTGAGTGCAACGGCCAGTACCGGAACTGCACCTACCTGCAATGCGACAGGAATTGATGATGATGTTTGGTATAAGTTTACAGCAACTTCTGCAACTCACATGGTCCAGGTTAATTACAGCGATAATGCGACTACCACTCAGGTGTACTCAGGAACGTGCGGCAGTTTAACTGCTCTCAGTTGCTTCGGCGGAGCCTTTGGAAATTCCAATGTACTCATGACCGGGCTTTCCGTAGGAACCGAGTATTATGTACGGGTATTTTCAACTTCAGCAGTTTTGGGAGTGTATTCCAATTTCCAGATTTGTATTACAACACCATCTGTACCAACCAATGATACCTGTGCGGGCGCTACTGCAATAGCATGTAACGGAACTGTGACCGGTAACAATGCCCTGGCGACAGATGATACATTACCTGCTTCCGCCTGCGGAAGTGCCACGGGAGCTAACTTCAAAGGAGTGTGGCATACCCTCACCGCCACGTCAAACGGCCCGATTACCCTGAGTGCCTGCGGGACTGAGTTCGATGCCTATTTGCGGGTATACAGTGGTGACTGTACTACACAGGTATGCGTTTCTAATGTATCGGGCACTGGGTATGCCGACTCTGGCTGTCCTGCACCGAATCTTTATAACGCGCCAACACTTACCTTTACTGCAACTGCGGGAACAACTTATTATATTCTTCTTACAGGCTTTGCGGCAACAAGGATAGGAAACTACAGCATTACTGCCACCTGTTCTACTTTAAGTACTTCGCAGGTCATAGCAGGTGCTGAAAAAGTAACTGTTTACCCTAATCCGTTCACCGATATGGTCCATATCTCCGATGTCAAGGATTTAAAAGCGGTAACTGTAGTCGATATGTCCGGAAGAATGGTAAAAACAATTGCCAATCCGGGTAGACAGATCAACTTGGGTGAACTGAAATCCGGCCTCTATATCCTGAAACTGGATTATAAAGGCGGAACTGTGAAAACAGTGAAGGTAATTAAGAAGTAG